A single region of the Anaerostipes rhamnosivorans genome encodes:
- a CDS encoding MarR family winged helix-turn-helix transcriptional regulator — protein sequence MYEDDGIYHLLLKINHKNFAIGFAYLKEAGLHPGQMPLITSLYKKEGVTQKEIADKLGIKPSTINVMIRRLEKKEFVIRKQDPEDQRRSLVYLTVHGRQIYEKISGAAVDIKDQVMNTFTEDEKEELFRLLTKFYEGLEKLVDLEMGTCKCKE from the coding sequence ATGTATGAAGATGACGGCATTTATCATTTGCTGCTGAAGATAAACCATAAAAATTTTGCAATTGGATTTGCCTATTTGAAAGAGGCCGGGCTGCATCCGGGGCAGATGCCTCTGATTACCAGCCTTTACAAAAAAGAAGGGGTGACCCAGAAGGAAATTGCGGATAAATTAGGAATTAAGCCTTCCACCATCAATGTGATGATCAGAAGACTTGAGAAGAAAGAGTTTGTCATCAGGAAGCAGGACCCGGAAGACCAGAGAAGGAGCCTTGTGTATCTCACGGTACACGGCCGCCAGATTTATGAAAAGATCTCCGGAGCCGCCGTTGATATTAAAGATCAGGTCATGAACACCTTTACGGAAGATGAAAAGGAAGAACTGTTCCGCCTGCTCACAAAGTTTTATGAGGGGCTGGAGAAGTTAGTTGATTTGGAAATGGGAACTTGTAAATGTAAGGAATAG
- a CDS encoding ABC transporter ATP-binding protein: MLKIFRYLKKAYIPIACIVLLLCVQVSCELTIPTYTSDIVNVGIQQGGIEDAVPDAMREETMQALVGMMKQKDADKVKDAYELYTKDQVKHSDYDSYKKGRLYVKKNISKKEREELDRVLSKPMLMLEMKMMQQSGQSKENAKMAQKFKGKSIDDMPDSIISQAAISFVKAEYKAMGLDLDQIQTNYMLKTGAIMVGLALLAMAVTVVLLSAKLAARLSRILRDHIFKKVMDFTNSEFDKFSTASLITRSTNDIQQIQMFVTMMFRIVVFAPLMGLGGIYKVLKTNVNMTWTIAIGVVAIMTVILVLFTVAMPKFKSLQKLIDRLNLVSREILTGLPVIRAFSTEKHEEERFDTANKNLMKTNLFVNRAMTFMMPLMMLIMNGLTVLIVYVGADNIDLGRMQVGDLMAFIQYAMQIIMSFLFISMVSIMMPRAQVAAERVNEILDTEIMIKDPEQPKEFIKEKKGEVEFKNVSFRYPDAEEDMLHDISFTAPSGKTTAFIGSTGSGKSTLINLIPRFFDVTEGSILVDGTDIRDVKQSDLRDRLGYVPQKGVLFSGTIDSNLRYGKEDATEEQVKKAARIAQATDFIEEKKEAYDSPIAQGGSNVSGGQKQRLSIARAIAKDPEIYIFDDSFSALDYKTDVTLRQALARETAGSTTLIVAQRISTILHADQIVVLDEGRVVGTGTHEELLESCPVYLQIAKSQLSEDDFAKAREVAEHE, encoded by the coding sequence ATGCTAAAAATATTCCGATATCTGAAAAAAGCGTATATCCCTATTGCATGTATTGTTCTGCTTTTATGTGTGCAGGTCAGCTGTGAACTGACGATCCCGACCTATACGTCCGATATCGTCAACGTCGGAATTCAGCAGGGCGGAATTGAGGACGCAGTTCCCGACGCCATGCGTGAAGAGACAATGCAGGCACTCGTTGGAATGATGAAACAAAAAGATGCAGACAAAGTTAAGGATGCCTATGAGCTGTACACCAAAGATCAGGTGAAGCACTCAGATTATGACTCCTATAAAAAAGGCCGGCTCTACGTGAAGAAAAATATCAGCAAAAAAGAGAGAGAGGAACTGGATAGGGTCCTTTCCAAACCTATGCTGATGCTGGAAATGAAAATGATGCAGCAGAGCGGACAGAGCAAAGAAAATGCGAAAATGGCCCAGAAATTCAAAGGAAAGAGCATTGATGACATGCCGGACAGCATTATCAGCCAGGCAGCCATCTCCTTTGTAAAAGCCGAGTACAAAGCTATGGGCCTTGATCTGGACCAGATCCAGACCAACTACATGTTAAAGACCGGAGCCATCATGGTGGGGCTTGCACTGCTGGCCATGGCCGTGACAGTTGTACTTTTATCAGCAAAACTGGCTGCAAGGCTGAGCCGGATCCTTCGTGACCATATTTTCAAAAAGGTTATGGATTTTACAAACTCAGAGTTTGACAAATTCTCCACAGCATCTCTGATCACCAGGAGTACCAATGATATTCAGCAGATCCAGATGTTTGTGACCATGATGTTTCGGATCGTGGTATTTGCACCGCTGATGGGTCTTGGAGGTATCTATAAGGTACTGAAGACCAACGTCAATATGACATGGACCATCGCTATCGGAGTTGTTGCGATCATGACTGTGATCTTGGTATTGTTTACGGTAGCGATGCCAAAGTTTAAGTCTTTACAGAAGCTGATTGACCGGCTGAATCTGGTCTCCAGGGAGATCCTGACGGGACTTCCGGTTATCCGTGCATTCAGCACAGAAAAGCACGAGGAAGAGAGATTTGATACAGCCAATAAAAATCTCATGAAGACGAACCTGTTTGTCAACAGAGCCATGACGTTTATGATGCCGCTGATGATGCTGATCATGAACGGACTGACGGTGCTGATCGTCTATGTGGGGGCAGACAACATTGATCTCGGAAGAATGCAGGTAGGAGATTTGATGGCATTCATCCAGTACGCTATGCAGATCATCATGTCCTTCCTGTTTATTTCTATGGTATCCATCATGATGCCGAGAGCACAGGTAGCAGCAGAGCGTGTCAATGAGATTCTGGATACTGAGATCATGATCAAAGACCCAGAACAGCCGAAAGAATTTATCAAAGAGAAAAAGGGAGAAGTGGAATTTAAGAACGTATCCTTCCGCTATCCTGATGCGGAAGAAGATATGCTGCACGACATCAGTTTTACAGCTCCTTCCGGAAAGACGACGGCGTTTATAGGAAGTACGGGAAGCGGGAAATCCACGCTGATTAACCTGATCCCCAGATTCTTTGATGTGACCGAGGGAAGCATCCTAGTGGATGGGACCGACATCCGCGATGTAAAGCAGTCAGACTTGAGAGACAGACTTGGTTATGTACCACAGAAAGGTGTGTTGTTCTCAGGAACCATAGATTCCAACTTACGTTATGGAAAAGAAGACGCCACGGAAGAACAGGTGAAGAAGGCGGCAAGGATCGCCCAAGCCACGGATTTCATTGAAGAAAAGAAAGAGGCATATGATTCACCGATCGCCCAGGGCGGTTCCAACGTTTCCGGAGGACAGAAGCAGAGGCTTTCTATTGCCAGAGCCATCGCAAAGGATCCGGAGATCTACATTTTTGACGACAGTTTTTCTGCACTTGACTATAAAACAGATGTAACTCTCCGTCAGGCTTTGGCCAGGGAAACTGCGGGCAGCACGACGTTGATCGTGGCGCAGAGAATCAGCACCATCCTGCATGCGGACCAGATCGTTGTATTAGATGAGGGCCGTGTTGTGGGAACCGGAACTCATGAAGAATTGCTGGAGTCATGTCCAGTCTACTTACAGATTGCAAAATCCCAGTTGTCAGAGGATGATTTTGCAAAAGCAAGGGAGGTGGCAGAACATGAGTAA
- a CDS encoding DUF6320 domain-containing protein — protein sequence MKRCKSCQVEVLDHTVTCPLCNRVLSDDGKGFTPERMYPDPEEDRKRLYGIKNIFFILLGMIAVLMGIINYITYNGFLWSVIVLASILYLMVTVSYSIVHRRNLAAKIVVEVIGGGILVSVIDYVIGFEGWSVAYVIPGLILTADLAMVVLVLVNRKTWYSYLMYLIFIAALSLVPVVLYLFGLFEQPLVALISCGISVLTVFIILAAGNKKGKNELARRFHT from the coding sequence ATGAAAAGGTGTAAGAGCTGCCAGGTGGAAGTCCTGGATCATACAGTGACATGCCCGCTCTGCAACAGGGTTCTAAGCGATGACGGAAAGGGTTTCACTCCTGAGAGAATGTACCCGGACCCGGAGGAGGACAGAAAAAGACTGTATGGAATAAAAAATATTTTTTTTATCCTGCTTGGTATGATCGCAGTTTTGATGGGAATCATCAATTATATTACATATAATGGATTCCTGTGGTCTGTGATCGTCCTGGCCAGTATTTTATATCTGATGGTGACTGTATCTTATTCCATCGTTCACAGAAGGAATCTGGCGGCCAAGATCGTCGTGGAAGTGATCGGCGGGGGAATCCTCGTTTCTGTCATTGACTACGTGATCGGGTTTGAGGGATGGTCTGTGGCTTATGTGATCCCCGGGCTGATCCTTACTGCGGATCTGGCTATGGTAGTCCTGGTTTTAGTCAACCGGAAGACGTGGTACAGTTATCTGATGTACCTGATCTTTATTGCGGCCTTGAGCCTGGTCCCGGTGGTTTTATACCTGTTCGGCCTTTTTGAACAGCCGCTGGTGGCATTGATCTCCTGCGGGATATCCGTGCTGACGGTCTTTATCATTCTGGCGGCAGGGAACAAAAAAGGGAAAAATGAGCTGGCCCGAAGATTTCACACTTGA
- a CDS encoding alpha/beta hydrolase, producing the protein MKRASFRGQMAVQCIRGFTATPRGRTYATGMGHQNPEEYRWRCPKGYTNEKLSGGEFRMEFLSPKQNKNDTAVLQLHGGGYIGTLRNAYRRAAVQYSVCSGGGSVLSPDYRVVPNHPFPAALEDAVSAYRWLLYQKGYAPERIVVAGDSAGGGLALALGMYLKDHSLPMPGGFIAMSPWTDLTLSGESLKYNYGRDPLFGRSKVTMIYDSLYPGEHDVRDPYISPLFGDFHGFPPMLFQAGGREVLLDDTLRAARKARESGVPVRTSIYPDMFHVFELAMGLFPESQAAWREIRAYFKKTLGT; encoded by the coding sequence ATGAAACGAGCAAGTTTCCGCGGACAGATGGCCGTTCAATGCATCAGAGGATTTACAGCGACACCCCGCGGCAGGACTTATGCCACAGGAATGGGGCATCAGAATCCAGAGGAATACCGATGGAGATGTCCGAAGGGATATACGAATGAAAAGCTTTCAGGGGGAGAATTTCGGATGGAATTTCTCTCGCCAAAACAGAACAAAAATGACACGGCAGTGTTGCAGCTTCACGGCGGCGGATATATCGGCACTCTGAGAAATGCATACCGCAGGGCGGCCGTCCAGTATTCTGTCTGCAGCGGGGGAGGAAGTGTCTTATCTCCTGATTACAGAGTGGTGCCAAATCATCCGTTTCCCGCTGCGCTGGAGGATGCGGTTTCCGCTTACCGGTGGCTGCTTTATCAGAAGGGATACGCTCCGGAACGGATTGTCGTCGCAGGGGATTCCGCAGGGGGAGGCTTAGCGCTGGCTCTCGGAATGTACTTAAAAGACCACAGTCTTCCTATGCCCGGAGGATTTATCGCCATGTCGCCGTGGACAGATCTGACCTTGAGCGGCGAAAGCCTTAAGTATAACTACGGAAGGGATCCCCTGTTCGGAAGATCGAAGGTGACGATGATATATGACTCCCTGTATCCGGGAGAGCATGATGTGAGGGATCCGTATATTTCTCCGCTGTTTGGGGATTTCCATGGGTTTCCTCCCATGCTGTTTCAGGCAGGCGGCAGGGAAGTACTGCTGGATGACACGCTGAGAGCTGCCAGAAAAGCCAGGGAGAGCGGAGTACCGGTGAGAACCAGCATTTATCCTGACATGTTCCATGTGTTTGAACTGGCAATGGGCCTGTTCCCGGAGAGTCAAGCCGCATGGAGAGAGATCAGAGCATATTTCAAAAAAACGCTGGGAACATAG
- a CDS encoding SEC-C metal-binding domain-containing protein, whose amino-acid sequence MGLLQEWRDYAYKFDDRTQEGQQFWLSYFGIEKEIYVKLLSDKDSVEKGTVKELAEKYETELQFFVGFLDGINDSLKTPNPIEEMEEDTEVTLDIDFEKLYYNMVACRAEWLYELEQWNDILPEDRRKELYKEQKSSTTVVKGEKIGRNDPCPCGSGKKYKKCCGKNA is encoded by the coding sequence ATGGGATTACTACAGGAATGGCGTGACTACGCATATAAGTTTGACGACCGTACACAGGAAGGGCAGCAGTTCTGGCTTTCTTATTTCGGAATAGAAAAAGAGATTTATGTAAAATTATTATCAGATAAAGACTCTGTGGAAAAAGGAACTGTAAAAGAGCTGGCCGAAAAGTATGAGACAGAACTTCAGTTTTTTGTCGGATTTCTGGATGGGATCAACGACAGTCTGAAGACTCCGAATCCGATCGAAGAGATGGAAGAGGATACAGAGGTAACCTTGGACATTGATTTTGAGAAATTATACTATAACATGGTTGCATGCCGCGCAGAATGGCTGTATGAGCTGGAGCAGTGGAATGACATCCTGCCGGAAGACAGAAGAAAAGAATTATATAAGGAACAGAAGTCATCCACAACGGTCGTAAAAGGCGAAAAGATCGGAAGGAATGATCCATGTCCTTGTGGAAGCGGCAAGAAATACAAAAAATGCTGTGGAAAAAATGCATAA